A stretch of the Microtus ochrogaster isolate Prairie Vole_2 chromosome X, MicOch1.0, whole genome shotgun sequence genome encodes the following:
- the Tceanc gene encoding transcription elongation factor A N-terminal and central domain-containing protein: MSDKKRIIAKASLIEQLVAKRYFEDIGKHLTELEMIYVSKEHLQETELVRAVYRVLKNCPSRALKRKAKCLLAKWRTFYKSTHLKTKESLKLLPSNVNEEKHAAVSQEVSQDGASGFSYDEIAGLCSSLSRLASQDAEKKHAAAVESESSTTQMEINEEYLGDVDPESTSKSSSVLQDPLVSLRSKCVELLYTALASFSTNDMKTHLWQRFAREIEEHIFTLYSSNIKKYKTCIRSKVANLHNPRNSHLQQSLLSGTMSTREFAEMTVLDMANEELKQLRAFYTEASIQEHHLPHTVDGTQTDKIKCKRCEKYNCKVTVIARGTLFLPVWVQNSNPDEQMTYVICNECGEQWYHNNWVCL; encoded by the coding sequence ATGTCTGACAAAAAACGTATCATTGCCAAGGCTTCCCTGATTGAGCAGCTGGTGGCTAAAAGGTATTTTGAGGATATTGGCAAACATCTGACTGAACTTGAAATGATATATGTGTCTAAGGAACATCTCCAGGAAACAGAGTTAGTCAGGGCTGTATATAGAGTCCTCAAAAACTGCCCCTCCAGGGCTTTGAAAAGGAAGGCCAAGTGTCTGCTGGCAAAGTGGAGAACTTTCTATAAGAGTACACacctcaaaacaaaggaaagcctTAAATTACTCCCTTCTAAtgttaatgaagaaaaacatgCAGCAGTTTCTCAGGAGGTGAGCCAAGATGGGGCATCAGGTTTTAGCTATGATGAGATAGCAGGTCTCTGCAGTTCTCTCTCTAGGCTGGCATCTCAAGATGCTGAAAAAAAGCACGCTGCAGCAGTTGAGTCTGAAAGTAGCACCACTCAAATGGAAATTAATGAAGAATATTTGGGGGATGTTGACCCTGAATCTACTAGCAAGAGCTCAAGTGTGTTGCAAGATCCCCTAGTGTCTCTTAGATCTAAATGCGTAGAGCTTCTTTACACAGCGTTAGCTAGTTTTTCCACAAATGACATGAAAACTCATTTGTGGCAGAGATTTGCAAGAGAAATTGAAGAGCACATTTTTACCCTTTATTCAAGCAAcatcaaaaaatacaaaacttgTATTCGAAGCAAAGTTGCCAATTTGCACAACCCCAGGAACTCTCATTTACAACAAAGCCTGCTGTCTGGAACCATGTCTACAAGAGAATTTGCTGAAATGACTGTCCTGGACATGGCAAATGAGGAACTGAAGCAGTTGAGAGCTTTCTACACAGAAGCCAGTATTCAGGAACATCACCTTCCCCACACAGTTGACGGCACACAGACAGATAAAATAAAGTGCAAGCGCTGTGAGAAATACAACTGCAAGGTCACTGTAATTGCCAGAGGAACACTTTTCCTTCCAGTTTGGGTGCAGAATTCAAACCCAGATGAACAAATGACCTATGTCATTTGTAATGAATGTGGGGAACAGTGGTACCATAACAACTGGGTGTGCTTGTAA